A genomic window from Cupriavidus basilensis includes:
- a CDS encoding lytic transglycosylase domain-containing protein, with translation MAKTRPGSTRSRQWIAAGMLLAGLAGLGFMPAAHAALYGYIDDDGVAHFSDEKLDERYTLFMKNGGELKSPLPYRAGAGAGSQIDLETHKLYRYVVNHPNIATVEPMIRQIAAAQNVDPALVKAVMAVESGFNAGAVSPKGAIGLMQVIPDTGARFGVSADARRTVEQKLADPRTNISAGVRYLRWLMGLFPNDLELVLAAYNAGEGAVQRYNNKIPPFPETQQYVSTVLQFYRFYRPGGAPAGLGGAGVNRVKMVIGGRRNMP, from the coding sequence ATGGCTAAGACCAGACCTGGCAGCACCCGCTCGCGGCAATGGATTGCCGCCGGCATGCTGCTGGCCGGCCTGGCCGGCCTGGGCTTCATGCCAGCGGCCCACGCTGCGTTGTATGGCTATATCGACGACGACGGCGTGGCGCATTTCTCCGACGAGAAGCTGGACGAGCGCTACACGCTGTTCATGAAGAACGGCGGCGAGCTCAAGAGCCCGCTGCCCTACCGCGCCGGAGCCGGTGCCGGCAGCCAGATCGACCTGGAGACGCACAAGCTTTACCGCTATGTCGTCAACCATCCCAATATCGCCACGGTCGAACCCATGATCCGCCAGATCGCGGCGGCGCAGAATGTCGACCCGGCGCTGGTCAAGGCAGTCATGGCGGTAGAGTCCGGCTTCAACGCAGGCGCGGTCTCGCCCAAGGGCGCGATCGGGCTGATGCAGGTGATTCCCGACACCGGCGCGCGCTTTGGCGTGAGCGCCGATGCCCGGCGCACGGTCGAGCAGAAACTGGCCGACCCGCGCACCAATATCTCGGCCGGCGTGCGCTATCTGCGCTGGCTGATGGGGCTGTTCCCCAACGACCTCGAGCTGGTGCTGGCCGCGTACAACGCGGGTGAGGGCGCGGTGCAGCGCTACAACAACAAGATTCCGCCTTTCCCCGAGACCCAGCAATATGTCAGCACGGTGCTGCAGTTCTATCGCTTCTACCGTCCGGGCGGCGCGCCCGCGGGCTTGGGTGGGGCGGGAGTCAATCGCGTCAAGATGGTGATCGGCGGCCGCCGCAACATGCCTTGA